Part of the Flavobacterium sp. MDT1-60 genome, TGTTTTCAAACTAATAAACATTTATAAGAATTTGAGAATCAATAAGTATTCTTATTGTACAAGATTGATGCACTTTTTTCATACATGAAAAAAAAATGGGTAAATTTGATAAAAATTAAGCAGATGAAAGACCAGGATTTGAATTCATTTTTTGATTCAAGGAATACGATTTACAGCTTGACAGATGAAGAAAGAGTACGGAAATTTGATTATATAGAGCCAATAAAGGCATTTGCAAGAGCAACATACACCAGTTTATACGTTATAAATTATTTGGAACAGGGATTTGAATATGTTTCAGATAATCCTTTATTTCTATGTGGTAATACGCCTCAGCAAGTTCTGGAAATGGGATATGCTTTTTATTTTAAACATGTTCCTCAATCCGATTTAGACTTATTGCTCAAAATTAATTCTATTGGATTTGATTTTTACGATAAAACACCAATGGAAGACCGAATTCTATATACAATTTCGTATGATTTTCATTTAAAAAACCAAGAAGGAAAATTGATTTTAATCAATCAAAAACTTACTCCTGTTTTTCTAACCAGTACCGGAAAAATATGGAAAGCAATATGTATTATTTCATTATCGTCTGAACGCAAAGCGGGTAATATTAAAATACATAAAAACGGAGAAAATATGGTGCATAATTATAATCTTGCGCTTGACCAATGGGAAAACTTTAAAAAAATAACTTTGTCTAAAAGAGAAAAAGAAATTTTACAGCTTTCAACCCGGGGTTTTGCTATAAATGAAATTGCCGAAGAAATATTTGTTTCTCCGGATACCGTAAAATTTCACAGACGAAAACTTTTTGATAAATTAGAGGTGACCAATATTTCAGAAGCCATTGCTTTTGCTACCAGTAATAAGCTGATTTAAAAATACTTTTTAACGGATTCTTTTAAAACTCATTTTTTTGTTGTCAGCAGTTACAATAGTTAAATACCAATCGTTTAAAAGATATTTTCCTTTAAGTAATATTGCCATTTAAGCAGCACTTGGATTTAAGATAGAATTTCCTTTATAATGATTTACTATTGTCTTGTACTTTTTTGTAAAAGTTTTTAACGCAATTGTATCTTTTGCAAAAGCGTACACTCCTTCATTTTTTTTGCCATAACAAAAAAGCTGTATTCAAAATCAAATTTTGAATACAGCTTTTAAAGGAATTATTTTTATAAAGAATCAGAAATATAAGCTAGTAAATCTCGCAAATGGTCTATTTGATACTCGTCAAATAAAATTCCGGAAATACTTTTATACGGTTATTAACCGCGATATCAAATGCAATATTCGTACACAAACCAGCAACTAACCAAGATGCAATAGAAAGTTGCGGAGGAGAAAGATTTTTGTCTTCTTTTATATATTCATCCAGAACTTTTTCAAGCCATTCCTGGGGGTTTTCCCAATATTGCATATATTCTATAACATAATTGACAACATTGATTTCGGTAAATTTTTCATCTGATTTCTTTAGAGCATCTAATCCTTCTTCTTCTGAAATTACCAATACCAATGCGCCCCATCCTAAATTATATGGATGCAATACCGGGATCTTTCTACTTTGACATATAGAATCGAACAATAGCGGTACATCTGAAGTAAAGTCCAAAGCGTTGATCGCAATTTTATGATCTTTTATGTATTCCTCAACATTTTCCGGAGTTAAAAAGCAATTATGAGTCGTGATTTTTGCCTCACTATTAATAGAAAGCAACCTTTCTTTAAGCGCTTCTACTTTAGGTTTAGAGATATCTTTCTCAGTATAGTTTTGTCTGTTTAAATTGGATAATTCAACAACATCGCCATCAATTATGGTAAGGGTTTCAAAACCCAATCGCAGTAAACACTCTGCAATTACACTTCCGATGCCTGCTCCGCCTAATAATATGTGTGTGTGTTTGATTATTTCTTGTTGTTGAGGGGTAATATAAATTCTATTTCTAAT contains:
- a CDS encoding response regulator transcription factor, with translation MKDQDLNSFFDSRNTIYSLTDEERVRKFDYIEPIKAFARATYTSLYVINYLEQGFEYVSDNPLFLCGNTPQQVLEMGYAFYFKHVPQSDLDLLLKINSIGFDFYDKTPMEDRILYTISYDFHLKNQEGKLILINQKLTPVFLTSTGKIWKAICIISLSSERKAGNIKIHKNGENMVHNYNLALDQWENFKKITLSKREKEILQLSTRGFAINEIAEEIFVSPDTVKFHRRKLFDKLEVTNISEAIAFATSNKLI
- a CDS encoding ThiF family adenylyltransferase, giving the protein MDQRNIRNRIYITPQQQEIIKHTHILLGGAGIGSVIAECLLRLGFETLTIIDGDVVELSNLNRQNYTEKDISKPKVEALKERLLSINSEAKITTHNCFLTPENVEEYIKDHKIAINALDFTSDVPLLFDSICQSRKIPVLHPYNLGWGALVLVISEEEGLDALKKSDEKFTEINVVNYVIEYMQYWENPQEWLEKVLDEYIKEDKNLSPPQLSIASWLVAGLCTNIAFDIAVNNRIKVFPEFYLTSIK